Proteins from a single region of Sphaerochaeta globosa str. Buddy:
- a CDS encoding GNAT family N-acetyltransferase produces MTIRAYTQADIQSMVEIWNEVVQEGNAFPQKEKLDSTSASGFFGGQSYTAVAQEKDELVGLYILHPNNVGRVGHIANASYAVKAKYQGKGIGRALVEDSLKQLSKYNFRMLQFNAVVASNTRALALYEKLGFERLGTIRGGFAKDDGSYEDIVSMVYYVADK; encoded by the coding sequence ATGACGATCAGAGCATACACACAAGCAGACATCCAAAGCATGGTTGAGATTTGGAATGAGGTGGTCCAAGAAGGCAACGCATTCCCCCAAAAAGAGAAGCTTGACAGCACTTCGGCTTCTGGTTTCTTTGGCGGGCAAAGCTATACAGCGGTAGCCCAAGAGAAGGATGAGCTTGTAGGCTTATACATTTTGCACCCAAACAATGTTGGAAGAGTCGGTCATATTGCCAACGCCTCCTATGCAGTGAAAGCCAAATACCAAGGCAAAGGCATTGGAAGGGCCTTGGTTGAGGACTCCCTGAAACAGCTATCCAAGTATAATTTTCGCATGCTCCAGTTCAACGCGGTGGTTGCCAGCAATACCCGGGCACTTGCTCTCTATGAAAAGCTCGGCTTTGAAAGGCTGGGAACGATTAGGGGAGGGTTTGCCAAGGATGATGGTAGCTATGAGGATATAGTGAGTATGGTGTATTATGTTGCTGACAAGTAG
- a CDS encoding L-threonylcarbamoyladenylate synthase, producing MNQITIFVTPTLLKGQSDAAASLLQLAKSGVVKLAYPMGSEADAKTLCKTHPYLSSCLQATEQTLFDRITDKESTFLLDVGIKLSFYCPLEIATSSVLTLFFHTLSDAVQYIESYPIPSIQLPKLIKEQAALLAQGKLVAFPTETVYGLGADALNEEAVKSIFAAKQRPFFDPLIVHIAKLEQLEGLVVDLDPRARLLMDHFWPGPLTLVLKKHPSVPAIVTANSQTVAIRMPSNPLALNLIQASGKAIAAPSANRFGYTSPTTATHVKEQLGERIDAILDGGACTVGIESTVLSLCTEIPTILRPGKIGIEELKPLLGEVIVTKQVGPTDTHLESPGLLESHYAPTTPLYLVDDVTLYKDQSDVGVLLFEKQKVPFKGPVVYVSETENAEEAASRLYWAIRHLDTMHLRCMVGSLLPEVGIGVAINNRLRKASAKH from the coding sequence ATGAACCAGATAACCATCTTTGTAACACCAACTCTGCTAAAGGGGCAAAGCGATGCAGCAGCATCGTTGCTTCAGCTTGCCAAAAGCGGAGTTGTAAAGCTTGCATACCCGATGGGTTCTGAGGCCGATGCCAAAACTTTGTGCAAAACGCATCCGTATCTCTCATCCTGCCTCCAAGCAACCGAACAAACCCTCTTTGACCGTATTACCGATAAAGAAAGCACTTTCTTGCTCGATGTAGGAATTAAACTCTCCTTCTATTGCCCGCTTGAGATAGCAACTTCCTCAGTCCTTACCTTGTTTTTCCATACCCTTTCTGATGCTGTTCAATACATCGAATCCTATCCGATACCCAGTATTCAGTTGCCCAAACTCATCAAGGAACAGGCAGCACTACTCGCACAAGGCAAGTTGGTCGCCTTCCCCACCGAAACCGTCTATGGCCTTGGTGCCGATGCACTGAATGAAGAAGCAGTGAAAAGCATATTTGCAGCCAAGCAACGACCATTCTTCGACCCGCTTATCGTGCATATTGCCAAATTGGAACAACTAGAGGGTTTGGTTGTCGATCTCGACCCCAGAGCCAGGCTCCTGATGGATCACTTCTGGCCCGGTCCCTTGACCTTGGTCCTGAAAAAGCATCCCTCGGTACCTGCCATCGTCACGGCCAACAGCCAGACGGTTGCCATCCGCATGCCTTCCAATCCATTGGCTTTGAACCTGATACAAGCAAGTGGTAAAGCCATCGCAGCCCCCAGTGCAAACCGTTTCGGCTACACCAGCCCCACTACGGCTACCCATGTGAAAGAGCAGCTGGGGGAGCGTATCGATGCAATCCTGGATGGCGGTGCCTGTACGGTAGGAATCGAGTCAACAGTCCTTTCTCTTTGTACCGAGATTCCCACCATACTCAGACCGGGTAAAATTGGCATTGAAGAACTCAAACCTTTGCTCGGTGAGGTGATTGTTACCAAACAAGTAGGACCGACGGATACACATTTGGAAAGCCCGGGCTTATTGGAAAGCCATTACGCTCCTACCACCCCGCTGTATTTGGTCGACGATGTTACCCTGTATAAAGACCAAAGCGATGTCGGAGTCCTTCTGTTTGAAAAACAGAAAGTCCCATTTAAGGGACCGGTTGTCTATGTCAGTGAGACAGAGAATGCAGAAGAAGCGGCAA